The sequence GGCATCGAGGTGGAGCGCGGGGTCGAGGCCGTCGATGTCGCGGACGGCGATGCCGCCGCGCGGGTCACACTTCAGAAGAACGGCGGTGCGATGACGGAGACGGTCGAATGCCGGTTCGTCGCGGGGTGCGACGGGCAGGACAGCACCGTGCGGCGTGCGGCGTACATCGGCTGGGAGGGCGGTGAGTATCGCGAGGAGGTGGTGCTCGCCGATCTCGAACTCGACGGCGACCTCTCGCCCGGCGTGTTGCACGTCGTGGCAGGCCGGGACGGCCTTGTCTTCCTGTTCGCACTCGGGGAGGGAGCGCCGTGGCGGCTGCTCGCCACGCGGGAGGGCGAGGGCGGCGGAGCGCCGTTCGGCCAGCCCGGTCGGGAGCTGAGTTCGCCGGAGCTGCAACGGCTTCTCGACACGGCAGGCCTCGGCGTCATGGTCCGGCGTCAGGCGTGGTCGGCTCAGGTGAGGTTGCAGCACCGGCTTGCCACGTCGTTTCGGAAGGGCAGGCTGTTCGTCGTCGGCGATGCTGCGCACACGCACTCGCCCGCCGCGGCGCAGGGCATGAACACCGGCATCCTCGACGCGGTCAACCTGGGCTGGAAACTCGCTCTCGCCCCCGGCTCCGCCGACGAGGCCGCGCTGCTCGACTCGTACGAATCCGAGCGCCGTCCCGTTGCGAGGCAGGTTCTCGCGCTGACCCACATGGTGTTCTTCGCCGAGGCGTCCACCAACCCCGCGACCGCGTTCCTGCGTGGCACGGTCGCACCCCTGCTGGCCCCCGTCGTCCCACTGTTCGTCAGGCCCACGCTTCTCGCTCCGGTGGTGCGGCTGCTGTCGCAGGGCTGGGTGCGGTACCGGACCAGCCCGCTGTCGCGTGACGGCGGGGCACGAGGCCGGGGCCCGCACGCGGGCGACCGCATGCCGGACGAGGAGGTCACGTGCGACGGGGTGCGTACCCGGCTGCACGTGGTGACGGCGGCTCCCGGAATCCATGTGCTGCTGGCGCGGGACGCGCCGCGACCGGACGGGCTGCCGTCGAGTTCGAGGGTGCACGTCCACCGCATCACGAGCAGGCCGGGGCGCGGGATACTCGCCGTGCGACCGGACGGGCACGTGGGGTTTCGCAGTGCCGGTGACGGCGGTGCCACCGGTGACCTCGACGCGCTTGCCGGGTGGCTCCGTCTCGTCGGCGCTGCCGGATGAGCACTCGCCGGACGCCGGCCGGACGCGAGCCGGGCGCGATGGGTGCGGGTACGTCGAAACGAGCTGGGCGTCGGATGCCCCTACCGGGCGGCCGTGTCTCGTTCCGCAGCCGTCCGCGCCGCTGTGCCGGATGCGGAGTCGGCCGGGGCGGCACGGTGGCAGGCGACTTCTCGCGTCAGCGGCGAAACGGCCTCGCACGCGGCGAATCCTCAGTGCCTGGCGTGCGGCGGGGTGCGGGATTACGCTCGCCGCGTGTTGCCTGAGACCAGCCCGGCGCATCGCCCGAGATACCCGATGTCCGTCCGGATTGTGGACGAGCTTTTGGGGTCCGCACGGCGAGCCGGGGGTGGGGCCCTGTGACCACGGCGAGCGGACCGAGGGTGGCCCTGTTCGCCACCTGCCTCACCGACACGCTGTACCCCGACACGGCGAAGGCCGTCGTGCGGCTGCTCACCCGGCTCGGTTGCGAGGTGGATTTCCCGCTCGGCCAGACGTGTTGCGGGCAGATGCACTTCAACACCGGCTACCGGGACGAGACCACACCGCTCGCCGTTCGCTACGCGGAGGTGTTCGACGGATACGACTACGTGGTGGCGCCGTCGGGTTCCTGCGTCGGCATGGTCCGTGAAATCCATCCGCGGGTGTGCGGCACGAGCCCCGCCGTCGAACGCACGCTGGAACTCAGCGAGTTCCTCATCGACGTGCTCGCCCTCACCGACGTCGGCGCGTACTTCCCGCACAGGGTGACCTACCACCCGACGTGCCACTCGCTGCGCATGCTGGGTGTGGGAGATCGACCGCTGCGCCTGCTGCGCGCCGTCAGGGGCCTCGAACTGGTGGAACTGCCGCAGGCGGAGCAGTGCTGCGGCTTCGGCGGCACGTTCGCGTTGAAGAACGCCGAGACCTCCACAGCCATGCTGGCCGACAAGATGCGCTGCGTGCAGGACACGGGCGCGCAGGTGCTCACGGCAGGCGACAACTCCTGTCTCATGCACATCGGCGGAGGTCTCTCCCGGTTACGCACCGGCGTGCGGACCGTGCACCTTGCCGAGATTCTCGCGAGTACGGAGGAGGAACCGTGGGCCGCAACCCGGTGACGTGGCTCGGAAGCCCGACGTTCCCCCGCGCCGCGCGTGCCGCGCTCGGCGACACGCAGCTACGCACCAACCTCCGCAAGGCGACGACAACGATCAGGAGCAAGCGCGCACGGGCCGTGGACGAGCTGCCCGACTGGGAGCGGCTGCGCAGGGCGGGTGAGGCCGTCAAGGACGAGGTGCTCGCCAACCTCGACACCTACCTGGTGCGGGTGGAGGAGGCCGTCACCGCCCGAGGCGGTGTGGTGCACTGGGCTCGCGACGCGGAGGAGGCCAACCGCATCGTGCTCGACCTCGTTCGCGCGAAGGGCGCCGACGAGGTCGTGAAGGTGAAGTCCATGGCGACGGCCGAGATCGGGCTGAACGAGTATCTCCAAGCCGGAGGTGTGAGGGCCGTCGAAACGGACCTCGCGGAGTTGATCGTGCAGCTCGGTGACGACCGGCCCTCCCACATCCTCGTGCCTGCCATCCACCGCAATCGCGCGGAGATCAGGGAGATCTTCGCGCGCACGATGGCTGATGCCCCGGCCACCGACGATCCGAAGGTCCTCGCGGAGGCGGCGCGCAGGCATCTGCGGGAGCGGTTCCTCTCGGCCAAGGTCGCGGTCTCCGGTGCCAACTTCGCGGTCGCCGACACCGGCTCGATCGTCGTGGTGGAGTCGGAGGGCAACGGGCGCATGTGCCTGACGTTGCCGGAGACGCTGATCACGGTCATGGGCATCGAGAAGATCGTCCCCACCTGGCGGGACCTCGAGGTGTTCCTTCAACTGCTGCCCCGGTCGTCAACGGCGGAGCGCATGAACCCGTACACGTCGGTCTGGACGGGGGTGACGCCGGGGGACGGCCCTGGCGAGTTCCATCTCGTGCTGCTGGACAACGGCCGCACCGCCACGCTCGCGGACGAGGTGGGAAGGCAGGCTCTGCGGTGCATCCGCTGTTCGGCGTGTCTGAACGTGTGCCCCGTCTACGAGCGCACCGGCGGGCAGGCGTACGGGTCGGTGTATCCGGGGCCGATCGGCGCGATCCTCGCGCCGCAGCTCGCGGGCGACCTCCGCGACAAGCAGGCGGCCTCCCTTCCGTACGCCTCGTCGCTGTGCGGGGCGTGTTACGAGGTCTGTCCCGTGCGCATCGACATTCCCGAGGTGCTGACCCACCTGAGGGCGCGGGCCGTGAAGGCTCGACCACGGAATGCCGAGGCGCTGGCCATGGCGAGCGCGGCGTGGGTTTTCCGCGACCCGCGCCGGTACGAGGCGGCTCAGCGAGCGGGGTCGCTGTCGCGGTTGCTCGCAGGCGATGACGGCATGCTTACGAAGCTGCCGTGGCCGGGTTCGAAGTGGACGGCGACGCGGGATGTGCCTTCGGTGCCGAAGGAGTCCTTCCGCATGTGGTGGAGGCGCAACCGTGGATAGTGCTCGCAGCGAGATACTGGCCCGCATCCGCGAGGCTCGCGGGTCGCGGCCCGCGAACGTGTCCGTGCCGAGGGAGTACGACACCGCACGCGCCGTGGACGATCCGGTGGCACTGTTCGTCGAGCGGGTCGAGGAGTACAGGGCGGTGGTCCACCGCGTCTCCGAGGAGGAATTGCCGGAGCGTATTCACGACTGCCTCATGAGCCGTGGGGCGTCGGCGGTGGTGGCACCGCCCGATCTGCCCGAGCCCTGGCGAGTGGGCGGAATCCGCTGGCTGCTCGACGAACCGCCGCTCAGCGTGTCCGAAGTGGACTCAGCTGACGGGGTGCTGACAGGCTGTGCGGTGGCCGTCGCGGA comes from Saccharomonospora xinjiangensis XJ-54 and encodes:
- a CDS encoding FAD-dependent monooxygenase, whose translation is MVAAGRGHLSAHPDIVVVGAGPAGLATALQAHDHGAVVRVVERRPLPFRPSRAMIVHPRTLESVRPLGVADQLLDRGDRAPEAELHLGRRTVRAALADVALRDTAYPHLTLLRQADVEAVLIDALLSRGIEVERGVEAVDVADGDAAARVTLQKNGGAMTETVECRFVAGCDGQDSTVRRAAYIGWEGGEYREEVVLADLELDGDLSPGVLHVVAGRDGLVFLFALGEGAPWRLLATREGEGGGAPFGQPGRELSSPELQRLLDTAGLGVMVRRQAWSAQVRLQHRLATSFRKGRLFVVGDAAHTHSPAAAQGMNTGILDAVNLGWKLALAPGSADEAALLDSYESERRPVARQVLALTHMVFFAEASTNPATAFLRGTVAPLLAPVVPLFVRPTLLAPVVRLLSQGWVRYRTSPLSRDGGARGRGPHAGDRMPDEEVTCDGVRTRLHVVTAAPGIHVLLARDAPRPDGLPSSSRVHVHRITSRPGRGILAVRPDGHVGFRSAGDGGATGDLDALAGWLRLVGAAG
- a CDS encoding (Fe-S)-binding protein, giving the protein MTTASGPRVALFATCLTDTLYPDTAKAVVRLLTRLGCEVDFPLGQTCCGQMHFNTGYRDETTPLAVRYAEVFDGYDYVVAPSGSCVGMVREIHPRVCGTSPAVERTLELSEFLIDVLALTDVGAYFPHRVTYHPTCHSLRMLGVGDRPLRLLRAVRGLELVELPQAEQCCGFGGTFALKNAETSTAMLADKMRCVQDTGAQVLTAGDNSCLMHIGGGLSRLRTGVRTVHLAEILASTEEEPWAATR
- a CDS encoding LutB/LldF family L-lactate oxidation iron-sulfur protein, whose amino-acid sequence is MGRNPVTWLGSPTFPRAARAALGDTQLRTNLRKATTTIRSKRARAVDELPDWERLRRAGEAVKDEVLANLDTYLVRVEEAVTARGGVVHWARDAEEANRIVLDLVRAKGADEVVKVKSMATAEIGLNEYLQAGGVRAVETDLAELIVQLGDDRPSHILVPAIHRNRAEIREIFARTMADAPATDDPKVLAEAARRHLRERFLSAKVAVSGANFAVADTGSIVVVESEGNGRMCLTLPETLITVMGIEKIVPTWRDLEVFLQLLPRSSTAERMNPYTSVWTGVTPGDGPGEFHLVLLDNGRTATLADEVGRQALRCIRCSACLNVCPVYERTGGQAYGSVYPGPIGAILAPQLAGDLRDKQAASLPYASSLCGACYEVCPVRIDIPEVLTHLRARAVKARPRNAEALAMASAAWVFRDPRRYEAAQRAGSLSRLLAGDDGMLTKLPWPGSKWTATRDVPSVPKESFRMWWRRNRG
- a CDS encoding LutC/YkgG family protein — protein: MDSARSEILARIREARGSRPANVSVPREYDTARAVDDPVALFVERVEEYRAVVHRVSEEELPERIHDCLMSRGASAVVAPPDLPEPWRVGGIRWLLDEPPLSVSEVDSADGVLTGCAVAVAETGTIVLDAGLAQGRRMLTLVPDYHLCVVHAERIEVSVPEALRKLDPVRPLTFVSGPSATSDIELDRVEGVHGPRTLEVLVVGA